The following coding sequences are from one Microbacterium sp. SORGH_AS_0969 window:
- a CDS encoding helix-turn-helix transcriptional regulator yields MDVPEGGDALRAASAQTLLRLEPGHGQPIARHLTLLAEVDPGPAPPVWTDARAGVLASILAARARRDALADGLALPQRYFEDGRLTRPASMSTSARSRLYASVSEYCSAAGWPQIAARYAAESLLFAETDAQRYRAHSVHALALALNAEYIAAAEAIEQAHALFAAHDWHDDDLSHCLCLGEAMLALTRADVGRLRELADALQRTPSDQPYWNFGAAVMRVAAHFFDRDLAAGLAESRRLLHASDRARSPRLQRDLLLGMHADMLALHGEFDEALAVLSTGVTQPGHAVCFPMQRAATLLLTGREREVIESTNACVAMHDEHCLRTLTPLLTRRAVAFLRLGHLRRATQSMESAIVLIARTGGSLMPFLMIPSADAARLLDLVAEERDDLAETITAMRAALPALAARQSMSPALSPLSPAERELAALLRTDQTTAEIARARGVSVNTVKSQMRSIYSKLGVSSREEAVDILDVHSD; encoded by the coding sequence GTGGACGTGCCCGAAGGTGGCGATGCGCTTCGCGCGGCGTCGGCGCAGACCCTCCTGCGCCTCGAGCCCGGACACGGTCAGCCGATCGCCCGCCACCTGACCCTTCTCGCCGAGGTCGATCCGGGGCCTGCGCCGCCCGTCTGGACCGACGCGCGCGCCGGCGTCCTCGCCAGCATCCTTGCCGCCCGCGCGCGGCGCGACGCCCTCGCGGACGGCCTGGCCCTACCGCAACGCTACTTCGAGGACGGACGCCTGACACGGCCGGCTTCGATGTCGACCAGCGCGCGCTCGCGTCTGTACGCGAGCGTGAGCGAGTACTGCTCCGCCGCCGGGTGGCCGCAGATCGCGGCACGGTATGCGGCCGAATCGCTGCTGTTCGCCGAGACGGATGCGCAGCGGTACCGGGCCCACAGCGTGCACGCGCTCGCTCTCGCCCTCAACGCGGAGTACATCGCCGCCGCGGAGGCAATCGAGCAGGCCCACGCCCTGTTCGCGGCGCACGACTGGCACGACGACGACCTCTCGCACTGTCTGTGCCTCGGAGAGGCGATGCTCGCTCTCACCCGCGCCGACGTCGGACGTCTCCGCGAACTGGCCGACGCGCTGCAGAGGACGCCGTCCGACCAGCCCTACTGGAACTTCGGTGCGGCGGTCATGCGCGTCGCCGCGCACTTCTTCGATCGGGACCTCGCGGCGGGCCTCGCCGAGAGTCGCCGACTGCTCCACGCCTCCGATCGCGCCAGGAGTCCACGGTTGCAGCGCGACCTCCTGCTCGGGATGCACGCCGACATGCTCGCCCTGCACGGCGAGTTCGACGAAGCGCTGGCCGTGCTCTCGACGGGGGTCACCCAGCCCGGGCACGCCGTGTGCTTCCCGATGCAGCGGGCGGCGACGCTCCTGCTCACGGGAAGGGAGCGCGAGGTCATCGAATCGACGAACGCCTGCGTCGCGATGCACGACGAGCACTGCCTGCGCACCCTCACTCCTCTCCTCACCCGCCGCGCCGTCGCCTTCCTTCGCCTGGGCCACCTTCGTCGCGCTACGCAGAGCATGGAGTCGGCCATCGTGCTCATCGCACGGACGGGCGGATCGCTTATGCCGTTCCTGATGATCCCGAGCGCCGACGCGGCGCGACTGCTCGACCTCGTCGCCGAAGAGCGCGACGACCTCGCCGAGACCATCACCGCGATGCGCGCCGCCCTCCCGGCGCTGGCTGCACGCCAGTCGATGTCTCCCGCCCTGTCGCCGCTCAGCCCGGCGGAGCGGGAGCTCGCGGCCCTCCTGCGGACGGATCAGACCACCGCGGAAATCGCTCGCGCGCGCGGGGTGTCGGTGAACACCGTCAAGTCTCAGATGCGATCGATCTACAGCAAGCTCGGGGTGTCGAGCCGCGAGGAGGCGGTGGACATCCTCGACGTCCACTCGGACTGA
- a CDS encoding helix-turn-helix transcriptional regulator translates to MSDPESSTDPGTALRAAAAHTVLRLEPGHGQPLARHLALLAEAEPGPPPLLWTDARAMMLSAVLVARARHDALGEGLDLVSRYFDTGRLTRPAALSGPVRSGLFASVAEYCAAAGWPQLGGHYAAEALLFAETPGQRYRALSAQALCLGLNAEYPAARRAIHEAWAIFGAERWGAADVSHCLLLGEVLVAVSRADVERMREIADELERAQPDNPYWAFSAGMVRVSTTLIDRGATAGLSQCRELLHGSGRSRSFRITREILLGVYADMLASLGEFEEALAVISHAVTHPGHAVCFPMQRAGVLLQMGRERELIDITNACVALHDEHCLRTLTPLLTRRAVAFLRLGNEKRAVQSMEAAVLLIQRTGGSLTPFLMIPLSDTDRLLDLVASHTPDLAPAVTATRQMLPRVAASSPSVDALSALTATERELAHLLTSSLSLAEIARVRSVSTNTVKSQVRSIYGKLGVSSREEAVGILRGSPT, encoded by the coding sequence ATGAGCGACCCCGAAAGCTCGACCGATCCCGGCACCGCGTTGCGGGCGGCCGCCGCGCACACCGTCCTGCGCCTCGAGCCCGGGCACGGCCAACCGCTCGCGCGCCACCTGGCGCTGCTCGCCGAGGCGGAGCCCGGACCCCCTCCGCTGCTGTGGACCGACGCCCGGGCAATGATGCTCTCGGCCGTGCTCGTCGCCCGCGCGCGCCACGACGCCCTCGGCGAGGGGCTCGACCTCGTCTCACGCTACTTCGACACCGGCCGACTCACGCGGCCCGCAGCCCTCTCGGGACCGGTCAGGTCAGGGCTCTTCGCGAGCGTGGCGGAGTACTGCGCCGCCGCGGGGTGGCCGCAGCTCGGCGGGCATTACGCGGCTGAGGCGTTGTTGTTCGCGGAGACGCCGGGGCAGAGATATCGCGCGCTCAGTGCACAGGCTTTGTGCTTGGGGTTGAATGCCGAATACCCCGCGGCCAGACGAGCCATCCACGAAGCGTGGGCGATCTTCGGCGCAGAGAGGTGGGGTGCCGCCGACGTCTCGCACTGCCTCTTGCTCGGCGAAGTACTCGTCGCGGTCAGCCGTGCCGACGTCGAGCGGATGAGAGAGATAGCCGACGAACTCGAGCGCGCGCAGCCCGATAACCCGTATTGGGCGTTCAGCGCCGGAATGGTCCGCGTCAGCACCACGCTCATCGATCGAGGTGCCACCGCGGGCCTGTCGCAATGCCGCGAGCTGCTGCACGGTTCCGGTCGATCGCGCAGCTTTCGCATCACACGCGAGATCCTCCTCGGGGTTTACGCGGACATGCTCGCTTCCCTCGGTGAGTTCGAAGAGGCCCTCGCCGTGATCTCGCACGCCGTGACCCACCCGGGACACGCGGTCTGCTTCCCGATGCAACGAGCGGGCGTCCTGCTGCAAATGGGACGCGAGCGCGAACTCATCGACATCACCAACGCCTGCGTGGCCCTGCACGACGAACACTGCCTACGCACGCTCACCCCGCTGCTCACTCGGCGGGCGGTCGCCTTCCTGCGTCTGGGGAACGAGAAGCGCGCGGTGCAGAGCATGGAGGCAGCCGTATTGCTGATCCAGCGAACGGGTGGGTCGCTCACGCCGTTCCTCATGATCCCGCTCTCCGACACCGACCGCCTCCTCGACCTGGTGGCCTCCCATACACCCGACCTGGCTCCCGCCGTCACCGCGACGCGACAGATGCTGCCGCGCGTCGCCGCCTCCTCTCCCTCGGTCGACGCCCTCTCCGCTCTCACGGCCACGGAGCGCGAACTCGCGCACCTCCTCACCTCGAGCCTGAGCCTGGCCGAGATCGCGCGCGTCCGAAGCGTGTCGACGAATACCGTGAAGTCTCAGGTCCGCTCGATCTACGGCAAGCTGGGGGTGTCCAGCCGCGAAGAGGCCGTCGGGATCCTGCGGGGTTCCCCGACGTGA
- a CDS encoding GntR family transcriptional regulator, giving the protein MATTDQDAVIDRILALWSGDLETLPSEPRLAELTGASRASVREALVRLEERGYVHRTQGTRTTPNRRLPHVGRRIDEQFDHSLSIRSAGYEPRLEVVASEVRVLLPGDPHRYDDLPDGTRVFRTVKVWSVDGTPYALAEDLVPLARDIDLDPHRPVFELAEEANGIHVAWETLWVDAVALDAARAELLSTEPGVPVVEMTYCGYGTGDTVGYWSREVQVAAPAGLRNALIRRVRHDRGVSGS; this is encoded by the coding sequence ATGGCAACGACCGATCAGGATGCCGTCATCGACCGGATCCTGGCTCTGTGGAGCGGCGACCTCGAGACGCTTCCGTCCGAGCCGCGGCTCGCGGAGCTGACCGGCGCGAGCCGCGCGTCCGTTCGCGAGGCGCTCGTCCGGCTCGAGGAGCGCGGATACGTGCACCGCACGCAGGGCACCCGCACCACGCCGAATCGTCGACTCCCGCACGTGGGTCGTCGGATCGACGAGCAGTTCGACCATTCGCTCTCGATCCGCTCGGCCGGGTACGAGCCGCGGCTCGAGGTCGTGGCATCCGAGGTCCGGGTTCTTCTGCCCGGCGACCCGCACCGCTACGACGACCTGCCCGACGGCACGCGCGTCTTCCGAACGGTGAAGGTCTGGAGCGTTGACGGAACGCCCTACGCCCTCGCGGAGGACCTCGTGCCTCTTGCTCGCGACATCGACCTCGACCCGCACCGACCCGTGTTCGAGCTGGCCGAGGAGGCCAATGGCATCCATGTCGCGTGGGAGACGCTCTGGGTCGACGCGGTCGCGCTCGATGCCGCGCGCGCGGAGCTGCTGTCGACCGAGCCCGGCGTGCCGGTGGTCGAGATGACGTACTGCGGCTACGGCACGGGCGACACGGTCGGGTACTGGTCGCGCGAAGTGCAGGTCGCGGCGCCGGCGGGACTGCGCAACGCCTTGATCCGTCGAGTACGGCACGATCGGGGCGTTTCGGGGTCGTAA
- a CDS encoding ureidoglycolate lyase, translating to MPETLTPHALAAETVTAENFAPFGVILTPMADGTPFTSEEAVLDVSGGIPRFYLMSLDDKKPEFVRVTRHLETTQTLMAVGDVEWTIAVAPKGIDEPTLDDLRAFRIPPRTAITMLKGTWHAGPFFDEPSMDFVNLELDDTNVTDHHNFRLDDAYGVRVVVE from the coding sequence ATGCCCGAGACCCTCACCCCCCACGCACTCGCCGCCGAGACCGTCACCGCCGAGAACTTCGCCCCGTTCGGCGTCATCCTCACGCCGATGGCCGACGGCACGCCCTTCACGTCCGAGGAGGCCGTGCTCGACGTCTCGGGTGGCATCCCGCGCTTCTACCTGATGTCACTCGACGACAAGAAGCCCGAGTTCGTGCGCGTCACGCGTCACCTCGAGACGACCCAGACGCTCATGGCGGTCGGCGACGTCGAGTGGACGATCGCCGTCGCACCCAAGGGCATCGACGAGCCGACGCTCGACGACCTGCGCGCGTTCCGCATCCCGCCGCGCACCGCGATCACGATGCTCAAGGGCACGTGGCACGCGGGCCCGTTCTTCGACGAGCCCAGCATGGACTTCGTCAACCTCGAACTCGACGACACCAACGTCACCGACCACCACAACTTCCGACTCGACGACGCGTACGGCGTGCGGGTCGTCGTCGAGTGA